A section of the Methanococcus vannielii SB genome encodes:
- a CDS encoding adenylate kinase family protein has translation MRIAITGTPGVGKTTVSKNLFEKLINLENNVKNINITEIVSKNQLYIEKDDEMNSYVIDFPKLNNFLELNTTCEDLIILDGHVSHLLNPDCIIVLRLNPERIFDRLSLRNYSEKKIKENVEAEILDVCLVESIENNVESKIFEIDCTEKSVLDICNIIISFLEHNTPKYGNVSWLEDYFYMLE, from the coding sequence ATACGAATAGCAATTACTGGAACTCCGGGCGTTGGAAAAACAACTGTTTCTAAAAATCTTTTTGAAAAACTGATAAATCTTGAAAATAACGTAAAAAACATAAATATTACAGAGATTGTTTCTAAAAATCAATTATATATTGAAAAAGACGATGAAATGAACTCATATGTTATTGATTTTCCTAAATTGAATAATTTTTTAGAATTAAACACGACCTGTGAAGATTTAATAATTCTTGATGGCCATGTAAGTCATCTTTTAAATCCTGACTGCATTATTGTACTTCGACTTAACCCTGAGAGGATATTTGATAGACTAAGCCTTAGAAATTATTCTGAAAAAAAGATAAAGGAAAACGTTGAAGCAGAAATTTTAGACGTGTGCCTCGTTGAATCTATTGAAAATAATGTTGAGTCAAAGATATTTGAAATAGATTGTACCGAAAAATCTGTTTTGGATATTTGTAACATTATAATATCATTTTTAGAACACAATACGCCAAAATATGGCAATGTAAGTTGGCTTGAAGATTATTTTTACATGTTAGAATAA
- a CDS encoding phosphoglycerate kinase has translation MFLTLDDFNLEGKTVALRVDINSPIDVNNGAILDDTRIKACYNTIKDLSNKGAKVVILAHQSRPGKKDFTTLESHAKKLSEVLGIEVGYVDGLLGSTVRESILGMDNGEVILLENVRLLSEEVLSEWKSWDKITPEKQAKTIMVKKLHPFFDYFVNDAFAAAHRAQPSLVGFSYYMPMLCGRVMEKELFTLTKVIKNPDRPCVFALGGAKADDSIEVIKNVLEKQTADQVITSGIVANIFLIAKGFKLGPNEKLIDDMGYTGQVTIAKELIEKYGEKIVIPIDAALNIEGERKETELNLNNEVSHPIHDLGQKTIESYWEILKNAKTIVANGPAGVFENKNFLKGTEEILKATASSKGFSVIGGGHLSAAAEVVGISGNVGHISTGGGACIEFLAGKRLPVIEMLLESYEKHKA, from the coding sequence ATGTTTTTGACCCTTGATGACTTTAATTTGGAAGGAAAAACGGTTGCATTACGTGTAGATATTAATAGTCCGATTGATGTGAATAATGGGGCTATTTTGGATGACACGAGAATTAAAGCATGTTACAATACGATAAAAGACCTTTCTAACAAAGGTGCAAAAGTAGTAATTTTGGCCCACCAGAGTAGGCCTGGAAAAAAGGATTTTACAACCCTCGAATCTCACGCAAAAAAATTATCCGAGGTCTTAGGTATCGAAGTAGGATATGTTGATGGGTTATTGGGGTCTACTGTACGAGAATCTATTTTAGGGATGGACAACGGCGAAGTAATACTTCTTGAAAATGTAAGGCTTTTATCTGAAGAAGTCCTTTCAGAATGGAAATCTTGGGATAAAATTACCCCTGAAAAACAGGCAAAAACAATAATGGTAAAAAAATTACATCCTTTTTTTGATTATTTCGTAAATGATGCGTTTGCAGCAGCCCACAGGGCCCAACCTTCACTTGTAGGCTTTTCATATTATATGCCAATGCTTTGTGGACGGGTCATGGAAAAAGAACTTTTTACGCTTACAAAAGTTATTAAAAATCCAGATAGGCCATGTGTATTTGCACTAGGGGGTGCAAAAGCGGATGACAGTATCGAAGTAATTAAAAACGTGCTTGAAAAACAGACTGCTGATCAAGTAATTACAAGTGGGATTGTTGCAAATATATTTTTAATTGCAAAAGGATTTAAATTGGGCCCTAACGAAAAATTAATTGACGATATGGGTTACACTGGGCAAGTAACTATTGCAAAAGAGTTAATTGAAAAATACGGTGAGAAAATCGTAATACCTATTGATGCAGCTTTAAATATTGAAGGGGAAAGAAAAGAAACTGAATTAAATTTAAATAATGAAGTAAGTCATCCAATCCATGATCTGGGTCAAAAAACAATTGAAAGTTATTGGGAAATTTTAAAGAATGCCAAGACAATAGTTGCAAACGGCCCTGCAGGAGTATTTGAAAACAAAAATTTCTTAAAAGGAACAGAAGAAATTTTAAAAGCAACTGCAAGTTCAAAAGGATTTTCAGTAATTGGAGGCGGACATCTGTCTGCTGCTGCTGAAGTAGTCGGAATTTCTGGAAATGTGGGCCACATAAGCACTGGAGGGGGTGCGTGTATTGAATTTTTGGCAGGAAAAAGACTTCCCGTAATTGAAATGCTTTTAGAGTCTTATGAAAAACATAAAGCCTAA
- a CDS encoding cytochrome c, with translation MKISPLKTGLIGGFSAILLEVMFKVSPPPAYGLCVACHTRDLMNWIVNNLLGTNLGMAPVSKFLPVLTVIGLLIGALAGAIIHKDFKIRRTHNLVVGFILGVLVLNFALLMGGCPIRMALRAGYGDLFGLIGLVGIAIGAVVGSEVYLKKA, from the coding sequence GTGAAAATTTCACCGTTAAAAACTGGCCTCATAGGAGGGTTTTCAGCAATATTGTTAGAAGTCATGTTTAAGGTAAGTCCTCCTCCAGCATATGGGTTATGTGTTGCATGCCACACTAGAGACCTTATGAACTGGATTGTAAATAATTTACTAGGAACCAATCTTGGTATGGCGCCTGTATCAAAATTCTTACCTGTGTTAACTGTTATCGGGTTATTAATCGGTGCATTAGCCGGTGCAATTATTCATAAAGATTTCAAAATTAGAAGAACCCACAATTTAGTTGTTGGATTTATACTTGGAGTACTTGTGTTAAACTTCGCACTTTTGATGGGCGGATGCCCTATCAGAATGGCTTTAAGGGCAGGTTATGGGGATTTATTCGGACTAATTGGGTTAGTAGGGATAGCTATTGGAGCTGTTGTAGGTTCTGAAGTATATTTGAAAAAAGCATAA
- a CDS encoding tripartite tricarboxylate transporter permease has translation MVNLFFVAFGAITGSFTGLIPGIHPNLLIPFSTILLPYFGQTNYFGFLMGLVISHYFLNYIPSAFIGVPDSESAVSSIPMHKLTKDGKGYEAVILAGMGGFLGIIFSSILFLIIFTLNLDLNSIYGILKPFLPYILIILIFTSIIFSKNKFWTFLVILFSGTLGISVFYINPSYNNTMAVLFTGMFGIPFLITNLGRKKLGYQYMSFPKLNGSYLKSVVFGTIGGFLRIFIPATGGAQINYFLSKLIKEENIENFIVSQGAITLSNELFSILALVLIGTGRSGIAETIKNLNLEYTAFDIFGSIFLASGLSLLFLSTASKYVLKNINRYNYGDISKYLIIFCTFLIFLLTFNNYFTYHAVIYIVSISIGIICIKKQVNMSNMMSVLIFPTIFYFLGIY, from the coding sequence ATGGTAAATTTGTTTTTTGTAGCTTTTGGTGCGATTACTGGCTCATTTACTGGATTAATTCCTGGAATTCATCCAAATTTATTAATTCCCTTTTCAACGATTTTACTACCTTATTTCGGACAAACAAACTATTTTGGATTTTTAATGGGGCTTGTTATATCTCATTACTTTTTGAACTATATTCCTTCTGCATTTATCGGAGTTCCCGACTCAGAATCGGCAGTTTCATCAATTCCAATGCATAAATTAACAAAAGATGGAAAAGGTTATGAAGCCGTAATTTTAGCAGGAATGGGGGGATTTTTAGGAATTATTTTTTCATCAATTTTATTTTTAATAATTTTTACGTTAAATTTGGATTTAAATTCAATATATGGTATTTTAAAGCCATTTTTACCATATATCCTTATAATTTTAATTTTTACATCAATAATCTTCTCAAAAAATAAATTCTGGACATTTTTAGTAATTTTATTTTCAGGAACCCTTGGAATATCCGTATTTTATATAAATCCTTCTTATAATAACACAATGGCAGTACTATTTACAGGAATGTTTGGAATTCCATTTTTAATTACAAATCTTGGAAGAAAAAAATTAGGATATCAGTACATGAGTTTTCCAAAGTTAAATGGTTCTTATTTAAAATCAGTAGTTTTTGGAACAATTGGCGGATTTTTAAGAATATTTATACCTGCAACTGGCGGAGCCCAAATAAACTACTTTTTAAGCAAGCTAATAAAAGAAGAAAACATTGAAAATTTCATTGTTTCACAAGGTGCAATAACACTTTCAAATGAATTATTTTCGATACTTGCACTTGTTTTAATCGGAACTGGAAGAAGTGGAATTGCAGAAACAATAAAAAATTTAAATCTTGAGTATACTGCTTTTGATATATTTGGGAGTATTTTTCTTGCATCTGGCTTATCGCTACTTTTTTTATCAACTGCTTCAAAATATGTACTGAAAAATATAAATCGATATAACTATGGTGATATCTCAAAATATTTGATTATATTCTGCACTTTTTTGATATTTTTATTGACATTTAACAATTATTTTACATATCATGCTGTAATCTATATAGTATCAATATCCATTGGAATTATATGTATTAAAAAACAAGTAAATATGTCAAATATGATGTCAGTTTTAATTTTTCCGACAATTTTTTATTTTTTAGGAATATACTAA